A region from the Methylocystis iwaonis genome encodes:
- a CDS encoding putative bifunctional diguanylate cyclase/phosphodiesterase — protein sequence MFTFAKFGHPWISIYLPLALCLAGLGRGVAWWRIGRAPVSDDVVVRYMRRTNRLAFISALAFIAWGMALFPYGDAYAQGQLVFFLGLSLISGAFCLMHLRSAALSVTLFGVAPFSIYFFFAEEGHFRSAAINLALVSPGMIVILMIYNRDFANLVSSRRSLLEKQEETQRLSEENLRLANLDALSGLPNRRALMSQLEEMHRASEEAHRQIAVIFVDLDGFKDVNDAYGHETGDRVIEIVAGELQRLLPEGAVLARLGGDEFAALISASDAAAQADMFAAGVVANLTEPIRIRERAIQIGASVGIACAAQGACDAGELFRRADAAMYDVKENGKAGVRVYSAALDAARHRQQELEGEIRQGLNDGQFEVFYQPIVDAEGKDIVSVEALLRWPRRPAGAIGPDQFICVAEASGLINPLGLFVLRRACQDILEAKGLNLSVNVSPAQFRDPDFEAKIAAVLAETGFPAQRLEFELTEGYLIDHPERAMAVIASLKGMGVSIALDDFGVGYTSIAYLQRYGFDRIKIDKSLAGRIATDKKAGVLVAGAIYIANGLDMAVTAEGVETEEQADLLRLAGCQCLQGFRYSEPKPIDEIRDWLTERRGDAAA from the coding sequence GTGTTTACATTCGCGAAATTCGGTCATCCCTGGATTTCGATTTACTTGCCGCTTGCCTTGTGTCTGGCGGGTCTCGGACGCGGCGTTGCTTGGTGGCGCATCGGCCGCGCCCCCGTCTCCGACGATGTCGTCGTCCGCTATATGCGACGCACGAACAGGCTCGCTTTCATATCGGCTCTGGCCTTCATCGCGTGGGGAATGGCGCTGTTCCCTTATGGCGATGCTTACGCCCAGGGCCAGTTGGTGTTTTTCCTCGGCCTGTCGCTGATCAGCGGCGCTTTCTGCCTGATGCATCTACGGTCCGCAGCTTTGAGCGTCACATTGTTCGGCGTCGCTCCCTTCAGCATCTATTTTTTCTTCGCCGAAGAAGGGCATTTCAGATCGGCGGCGATCAATCTTGCGCTCGTTTCCCCTGGCATGATCGTGATCCTGATGATCTACAATCGTGATTTCGCCAATCTGGTCTCGTCGCGCCGCTCCCTGCTCGAAAAGCAGGAAGAGACACAGCGTCTCAGCGAAGAGAATCTTCGGCTGGCCAATCTCGACGCGTTGAGCGGGCTGCCGAACCGCCGAGCGCTCATGTCGCAACTCGAGGAGATGCATCGGGCGAGCGAGGAAGCGCATAGGCAGATTGCGGTGATATTCGTCGATCTGGACGGCTTCAAAGACGTCAACGACGCCTACGGCCACGAAACGGGCGACAGGGTGATCGAGATCGTCGCAGGCGAACTCCAGCGCTTGCTGCCTGAAGGCGCTGTCCTGGCGCGCCTCGGCGGCGACGAGTTTGCGGCGCTGATTTCGGCGAGCGATGCGGCAGCGCAGGCCGATATGTTCGCAGCGGGTGTCGTGGCGAATCTCACCGAGCCGATCCGGATCAGAGAGCGCGCCATCCAAATCGGGGCCAGCGTCGGCATCGCCTGCGCCGCGCAAGGCGCATGTGACGCCGGGGAATTATTTCGCCGGGCCGATGCGGCCATGTACGACGTCAAAGAAAATGGCAAAGCGGGCGTAAGAGTCTATTCCGCCGCGCTCGACGCCGCACGTCACAGACAGCAGGAACTCGAGGGAGAAATCCGGCAAGGACTGAACGACGGACAATTCGAGGTCTTCTATCAGCCGATCGTCGACGCCGAGGGGAAAGACATCGTCTCGGTGGAGGCGCTGTTGCGATGGCCGCGCCGTCCGGCCGGCGCCATCGGTCCCGACCAATTCATCTGCGTCGCCGAGGCGAGCGGCTTGATCAATCCGCTGGGGCTTTTCGTTCTGCGGCGGGCCTGCCAGGATATTCTCGAGGCCAAGGGGCTAAATCTCAGCGTCAATGTTTCCCCGGCGCAATTCCGCGACCCGGACTTCGAAGCGAAGATCGCCGCCGTTCTCGCCGAGACTGGTTTTCCCGCGCAGCGCCTCGAGTTCGAACTGACCGAGGGCTATCTGATCGATCATCCCGAGCGGGCGATGGCTGTGATCGCGTCGCTCAAAGGCATGGGCGTTTCGATCGCCCTGGACGACTTCGGCGTCGGTTATACGAGCATCGCCTATCTGCAACGATATGGGTTCGACAGGATCAAGATCGACAAGTCCCTCGCCGGTCGGATCGCGACCGACAAAAAAGCCGGCGTGCTCGTCGCCGGCGCGATCTACATCGCGAATGGGTTGGACATGGCGGTAACGGCCGAGGGGGTCGAGACCGAAGAACAAGCGGATTTGTTGCGGCTGGCCGGTTGTCAGTGCTTGCAAGGGTTCCGGTACAGCGAACCGAAACCAATCGACGAGATAAGAGATTGGCTGACCGAACGAAGAGGGGATGCGGCCGCCTGA
- a CDS encoding fibronectin type III domain-containing protein, protein MTNQRLKAQLVTTVIGCLISPSTFAANSCPAPWSASATYASPGNLVSENALVYRNNWWTQGDEPATHNGVYPGSGQPWTNVGACGSCVSAPPAPTGLAASGTTSAATTLSWSAVTVPSCVVTGYKVYKNGALLGTVTGASVAVSNLSPATSYSFAVAAVDAAGDSPQSSPITVTTQSASGGGGGSTGGSSQSSGTINFHLWLGVNTAQDSLTLTGGNFDDLIASNVIAGVMYSHLVKEGFPGVQFNNDYLIGSIFAQLLQENIETQLYTSSSDLIDPSPLQQAVMGVGQGGPYQINNYAADMVSGSYNPDGHSLINYVAIQKNIGFTIANAAQQHTLSTPGSFNNKYYGPMLPAFFHYNDLVALNVTGKGAGGWVTPWEPDFDNALVRFKTLPNSFLEVIANAAYNQGFYGPLVSRYSKLGASATAATVASVNSYASVWGSTDTYAQYPYQVHYYLDQLYGNPIPTTSPTAVVTPQNHVVISMSALANVFSKVVQTLDYSNGTAPAQMFTANQAAAAFTSSLTKNAVSTTASLDLSNASSRAVMFAVIDNALSNLETAVGMKFNATTLSQL, encoded by the coding sequence ATGACCAACCAGCGTTTAAAGGCGCAACTGGTTACGACCGTCATCGGATGCTTGATTAGCCCGTCGACCTTCGCCGCCAATTCCTGTCCGGCTCCCTGGAGCGCGTCGGCCACCTATGCCTCGCCGGGCAATCTCGTCAGCGAAAACGCGCTCGTCTATCGAAACAATTGGTGGACGCAAGGCGACGAGCCCGCCACCCATAACGGCGTCTATCCGGGCTCTGGCCAGCCGTGGACCAATGTCGGCGCCTGCGGCTCCTGCGTATCCGCGCCGCCGGCCCCCACTGGTCTGGCGGCCTCCGGGACGACGAGCGCCGCCACGACGCTGAGCTGGAGCGCCGTCACGGTCCCGTCCTGCGTCGTGACCGGCTACAAAGTTTACAAGAACGGCGCCCTGCTCGGGACAGTCACCGGCGCCAGCGTCGCCGTCTCCAATCTCTCGCCCGCTACGAGTTATAGCTTTGCGGTCGCGGCGGTGGACGCCGCCGGCGACTCGCCGCAATCGTCGCCGATTACTGTGACGACGCAAAGCGCCAGCGGCGGCGGCGGCGGCAGTACCGGCGGCTCCAGCCAAAGCTCGGGAACGATCAACTTCCATCTCTGGCTCGGCGTGAACACGGCGCAGGATTCCCTCACGCTGACGGGCGGAAATTTCGACGATCTGATCGCCTCGAACGTCATCGCCGGCGTGATGTATTCTCACCTCGTGAAGGAAGGCTTCCCCGGCGTTCAGTTCAACAACGACTATCTGATCGGCTCGATTTTCGCGCAGCTTTTGCAGGAGAATATCGAGACCCAGCTCTATACGTCGAGCTCCGATCTCATCGATCCGTCGCCGCTGCAACAGGCGGTGATGGGGGTTGGCCAAGGCGGGCCCTATCAGATCAACAATTATGCGGCGGATATGGTCTCCGGCAGCTACAATCCGGACGGGCATTCGCTCATCAATTATGTCGCGATCCAGAAAAACATCGGCTTCACCATCGCCAACGCCGCGCAGCAGCACACGCTGTCGACGCCCGGCTCCTTCAACAACAAATATTACGGGCCGATGTTGCCGGCCTTCTTCCACTACAACGATCTTGTCGCGCTGAACGTCACCGGAAAGGGCGCGGGCGGCTGGGTCACGCCGTGGGAGCCGGATTTCGACAATGCGCTGGTCAGATTCAAGACGCTGCCGAACAGCTTCCTCGAAGTGATCGCCAATGCGGCCTACAATCAGGGCTTTTACGGACCTTTGGTGTCCCGTTACAGCAAGCTCGGCGCGAGCGCGACGGCGGCCACGGTGGCCTCGGTCAATTCCTACGCCTCGGTCTGGGGGAGCACGGACACTTACGCGCAGTATCCGTATCAGGTGCACTATTACCTGGATCAGCTCTACGGAAACCCGATCCCCACGACGAGCCCCACCGCCGTCGTCACGCCGCAGAACCACGTCGTCATCAGCATGAGCGCGCTGGCGAATGTGTTTTCCAAGGTCGTCCAGACGCTCGACTATTCGAACGGAACGGCGCCCGCGCAAATGTTCACCGCCAATCAGGCCGCGGCGGCGTTCACGTCGAGCCTGACGAAGAACGCCGTATCGACGACAGCCTCGCTCGATTTGAGCAACGCCTCGTCGCGCGCGGTGATGTTCGCGGTGATCGACAATGCTTTGTCGAATTTGGAGACGGCGGTCGGCATGAAGTTCAACGCCACGACCTTGTCGCAGCTTTGA
- a CDS encoding septal ring lytic transglycosylase RlpA family protein, translating into MKRVSVVVAALGLMSVPAAAQDFVSQLFGGSDAASQQQQSIPSRHHGRHAASDDNVFGYAMPENARSFVANASYYGGGPRKYEPNSHTANGERFNQWGLTAAHRTLPLGTRLLVSHGGRSVVVRVNDRGPAAWTGRSLDLSRGAASRIGLISAGTGAVHVQVLGRS; encoded by the coding sequence ATGAAGCGTGTTTCTGTTGTCGTAGCCGCGTTAGGTCTGATGAGTGTTCCCGCCGCCGCTCAGGATTTTGTTTCACAACTCTTCGGCGGTTCCGACGCTGCCTCGCAACAACAGCAGTCCATCCCATCGCGTCACCACGGCCGCCACGCCGCAAGCGACGACAACGTCTTCGGCTACGCCATGCCCGAGAACGCGCGCTCTTTCGTGGCCAACGCCTCCTATTATGGCGGCGGCCCGCGCAAATATGAGCCCAACAGCCACACGGCGAACGGCGAGCGCTTCAATCAATGGGGCCTGACCGCCGCCCATCGCACCCTTCCGCTTGGCACGCGGCTGCTCGTTTCGCATGGCGGCCGCTCGGTCGTGGTGCGGGTCAATGACCGCGGCCCGGCGGCCTGGACCGGCCGCAGCCTCGATCTCTCGCGCGGCGCCGCCTCGCGGATCGGCCTCATTTCCGCCGGCACGGGCGCCGTGCATGTGCAGGTGCTCGGCCGCAGCTAA
- the thiC gene encoding phosphomethylpyrimidine synthase ThiC, with translation MNIHDKRTPLSVTTGPIGKSRKLYSSPEGRPDIRVPYREIALDPSSGEAPLRVYDPSGPYGCENFTPDLSAGLPAARPWLATRAGLEAYQGRAVKPEDNGFAEGERLVPPCPAERKLYRAAGAAPVTQLEFARAGIVTEEMIYVAHRENLCRERALDAAKERIADGESFGADIPEFVTPEFVRSEIARGRAIIPANINHPELEPVIIGRNFLVKVNANIGNSAVTSSVAEEVEKMVWASRWGADTVMDLSTGRNIHNIRDWIIRNASVPIGTVPIYQALEKVGGDALKLDWEVFKDTLIEQAEQGVDYFTIHAGVRLAFVPLTANRVTGIVSRGGSIMARWCLSKHKESFLYERFDEICDIMRKYDVSFSLGDGLRPGSNADANDAAQFAELETLGELTKIAWEKGCQVMIEGPGHVPMHKIKANMDKQLKACGEAPFYTLGPLVTDIAPGYDHITSGIGAAMIGWFGTAMLCYVTPKEHLGLPDRDDVKTGVITYRIAAHAADLAKGHPAARERDDAMSRARFDFRWNDQFEIGLDPDTARQYHDETMPKEAHKVAHFCSMCGPKFCSMQITRDLREEAKEIEAREKGMAEKAEEFMEKGAQIYVRG, from the coding sequence ATGAACATCCACGACAAACGCACGCCGCTCAGCGTCACCACCGGCCCGATCGGCAAGTCGCGCAAGCTCTATTCCTCGCCCGAAGGGCGCCCCGACATTCGCGTGCCCTATCGCGAGATCGCGCTCGATCCATCGTCCGGCGAGGCGCCCTTGCGGGTCTATGATCCGTCCGGCCCCTATGGCTGCGAGAATTTCACGCCCGATCTTTCCGCCGGCCTGCCGGCGGCGCGGCCCTGGCTCGCGACGCGCGCCGGGCTGGAGGCCTATCAGGGTCGCGCGGTCAAGCCCGAGGACAATGGCTTCGCCGAAGGCGAGCGGCTCGTGCCGCCATGCCCGGCTGAGCGCAAGCTCTATCGCGCCGCCGGCGCCGCGCCCGTCACCCAGCTCGAATTCGCCCGCGCCGGCATCGTCACGGAAGAGATGATCTATGTCGCGCATCGCGAGAACCTTTGCCGCGAACGCGCGCTCGACGCCGCCAAAGAACGCATCGCCGACGGCGAAAGCTTCGGCGCTGACATTCCCGAATTCGTTACGCCCGAATTCGTGCGCTCGGAAATCGCGCGCGGCCGCGCCATCATCCCGGCCAACATCAATCACCCGGAGCTGGAGCCGGTTATCATCGGCCGCAACTTCCTTGTGAAGGTAAACGCCAATATCGGCAATTCCGCCGTGACCTCCTCGGTCGCCGAGGAAGTTGAGAAGATGGTGTGGGCCTCGCGCTGGGGCGCAGACACGGTCATGGACCTCTCCACCGGCCGCAACATCCACAACATCCGCGACTGGATCATCCGCAACGCCAGCGTGCCGATCGGCACCGTGCCGATCTATCAGGCGCTGGAGAAGGTCGGCGGCGATGCGCTGAAGCTCGATTGGGAGGTCTTCAAGGACACGCTGATCGAGCAGGCTGAGCAGGGCGTCGATTATTTCACCATCCACGCCGGCGTGCGCCTCGCTTTCGTGCCGCTCACTGCGAATCGCGTCACCGGCATCGTCTCGCGCGGCGGCTCGATCATGGCGCGCTGGTGCCTCTCCAAACATAAGGAGAGCTTCCTCTACGAGCGCTTCGACGAGATTTGCGACATCATGCGCAAATATGACGTCTCCTTCTCGCTCGGCGACGGCCTGCGCCCCGGCTCCAACGCCGACGCCAATGACGCCGCGCAATTCGCGGAGCTGGAGACGCTCGGCGAGCTGACCAAGATCGCCTGGGAGAAGGGCTGCCAGGTGATGATCGAAGGCCCCGGCCATGTGCCGATGCACAAGATCAAAGCCAATATGGACAAGCAGCTAAAAGCCTGCGGCGAGGCGCCGTTCTACACGCTGGGTCCTCTCGTCACCGACATCGCGCCCGGCTACGATCATATTACGTCCGGCATCGGCGCGGCGATGATCGGCTGGTTCGGCACGGCGATGCTGTGTTACGTAACGCCTAAAGAGCATTTGGGCCTGCCGGATCGCGATGATGTTAAAACAGGCGTTATAACCTACCGCATCGCCGCCCATGCCGCCGACCTCGCCAAGGGCCATCCGGCGGCGCGCGAGCGCGACGACGCCATGAGCCGCGCCCGCTTCGACTTCCGCTGGAACGACCAGTTCGAGATCGGTCTCGATCCCGACACCGCGCGCCAATATCACGACGAGACCATGCCCAAGGAGGCGCATAAGGTCGCGCATTTCTGCTCCATGTGCGGCCCGAAATTCTGCTCCATGCAGATCACGCGCGATTTGCGCGAGGAGGCGAAGGAGATCGAGGCGCGCGAGAAGGGAATGGCCGAGAAGGCCGAGGAGTTCATGGAGAAGGGCGCGCAGATTTACGTGCGGGGGTGA
- a CDS encoding cation-translocating P-type ATPase, protein MKTPLCGLSSQDAAQLLAEYGPNAPPEAPPVGILQIALRTLKEPMFFLLAAAATLYLFVGDLGEGLFMVAGAGASIMLVVVQELRSERALQALQRLAEPTAHVIRDGAERRIPARDLVPGDMILVGEGQRAPADAIVLAGDALVIDESILTGESAPVTKTLAGDGAALAFPDPGGDYTPFLYAGSMIVRGSGVARVARTGARTAVGGLGASLAAIKGEPSPLQKRTGALVARLGAFALLFCALVIVAYGLVHGDWFEGAIAGITLAIGLLPEEFPMVLAIFLAIGAFRLAGRNVLVRRSSVTETLGSTSLLCVDKTGTLTENRMAVARLYTGDGVEPVPDAPDAEQHRLIQAARRASSVNPVDPMDRAVLAMADRLEIPAGGTATESFPIKPELLAFIQSWRVDGGALKAAKGAPEAIFRLARTSEAEHARYASVIEEMAREGLRVLAVAQTPTVVDGLEEAPYAVIGLVAFEDPIRDDVPEAVAAARRAGVSVAMITGDYPATALAIAKAAGIDISGGVLTGAEIAQIPPGDVARKIRDVRVFARVMPANKLALVEAFKADGHIVAMTGDGVNDGPALAAAHIGIAMGQRGSDVAREAAHIVLLDDRFASIVAGVALGRRISANLRKALTYVTAIHIPIAGLALAPILMGLPPMLLPAHVVLMELIIDPTCSLAFEAEPAERDAMLKPPRPQSEPLFGTRDLLLGVAQGLSVFLAVLSVYVFANGFGVAEPEGRGLAFATLIIGNLTLALSDALPKGVSPFARENLSFWAIAAAALSVVSAGLYFPPLAGLLRFDPPDMTALGLAALLAISAGGWYGMWRRLIG, encoded by the coding sequence ATGAAAACCCCTCTTTGTGGGCTCTCCTCACAGGACGCCGCGCAGCTCCTCGCCGAATACGGCCCCAATGCGCCGCCCGAGGCGCCGCCGGTCGGCATTCTGCAAATAGCGCTACGCACGCTGAAAGAGCCGATGTTCTTTCTGCTCGCGGCGGCGGCGACGCTTTATCTTTTCGTGGGCGATCTCGGCGAAGGGCTCTTCATGGTCGCGGGGGCGGGCGCGTCGATCATGCTCGTCGTTGTCCAGGAGCTGCGTAGCGAGCGCGCCCTTCAGGCCCTGCAGCGGCTCGCAGAACCCACGGCGCATGTCATTCGCGACGGCGCGGAACGGCGAATCCCCGCGCGCGATCTCGTTCCCGGAGACATGATCCTCGTCGGCGAGGGACAGCGCGCGCCCGCCGACGCCATTGTCCTTGCCGGCGACGCGCTTGTCATCGACGAGTCTATCCTCACCGGCGAATCCGCGCCGGTCACGAAGACGCTTGCCGGCGACGGCGCGGCGCTCGCCTTCCCGGACCCCGGCGGCGATTACACGCCCTTCCTCTACGCCGGCTCGATGATCGTGCGCGGCTCCGGCGTCGCGCGGGTCGCGCGCACCGGCGCGCGCACGGCGGTCGGCGGCCTCGGGGCCTCGCTTGCGGCGATCAAAGGCGAGCCGAGCCCGTTGCAGAAACGCACCGGCGCGCTGGTGGCGCGGCTCGGCGCCTTCGCTTTGCTCTTCTGCGCGCTGGTGATCGTCGCTTACGGTCTCGTGCACGGCGACTGGTTCGAGGGGGCGATCGCCGGCATCACCCTCGCCATCGGCCTGCTGCCGGAAGAATTCCCCATGGTGCTGGCGATTTTTCTCGCCATCGGCGCCTTTCGGCTCGCCGGCCGCAATGTGCTCGTGCGCCGCTCATCCGTCACCGAAACCTTGGGCTCGACCTCCCTCCTTTGCGTCGACAAGACGGGCACCCTGACTGAAAACCGTATGGCTGTGGCGCGGCTCTATACCGGCGATGGCGTCGAGCCCGTTCCCGACGCGCCCGACGCCGAGCAGCACAGGCTGATCCAGGCGGCGCGGCGCGCGTCGAGCGTCAACCCGGTCGATCCGATGGATCGCGCCGTGCTCGCGATGGCCGACAGGCTGGAAATCCCCGCGGGCGGGACGGCGACCGAGAGCTTTCCGATTAAGCCGGAGCTGCTTGCTTTCATTCAATCCTGGCGAGTGGACGGCGGCGCTCTGAAAGCCGCCAAGGGCGCGCCCGAGGCGATCTTCAGGCTGGCCCGAACGAGCGAAGCGGAGCACGCGCGCTATGCGAGCGTCATCGAGGAGATGGCGCGGGAGGGATTGCGCGTGCTGGCGGTCGCGCAGACGCCGACCGTCGTCGACGGGCTCGAAGAAGCGCCCTACGCCGTCATCGGCCTCGTCGCCTTCGAAGACCCGATCCGCGACGACGTTCCCGAGGCGGTCGCCGCCGCGCGGCGCGCCGGCGTCTCGGTCGCAATGATCACCGGCGATTATCCGGCGACGGCGCTCGCCATCGCCAAAGCGGCGGGCATCGACATCAGCGGCGGCGTTCTCACCGGCGCGGAAATCGCACAGATTCCGCCCGGGGACGTCGCTCGAAAAATCCGCGACGTGCGCGTCTTCGCCCGCGTGATGCCGGCCAACAAATTGGCGCTCGTCGAGGCGTTCAAGGCGGATGGCCATATCGTCGCGATGACCGGCGACGGCGTAAACGATGGGCCTGCGCTCGCGGCCGCGCATATCGGCATCGCCATGGGCCAACGCGGCTCGGACGTTGCGCGCGAAGCCGCCCATATCGTGCTGCTCGACGACCGCTTCGCCTCCATCGTCGCCGGCGTGGCGCTGGGGCGGCGCATTTCCGCCAATCTGCGCAAGGCGCTGACGTACGTCACCGCGATTCACATTCCGATCGCCGGCCTCGCACTCGCGCCCATTCTGATGGGCCTGCCGCCCATGCTGCTTCCGGCGCATGTGGTGCTGATGGAATTGATCATCGATCCCACCTGCTCCCTCGCCTTCGAGGCCGAGCCCGCCGAGAGGGACGCCATGCTGAAGCCGCCGCGCCCGCAAAGCGAGCCGCTCTTCGGGACGCGCGATCTGTTGCTCGGCGTTGCTCAGGGTCTGTCGGTGTTTCTCGCCGTGTTGAGCGTCTATGTTTTCGCCAATGGGTTCGGGGTCGCCGAGCCCGAAGGGCGCGGGCTCGCCTTCGCGACGCTGATCATCGGCAATCTGACGCTGGCGCTGTCCGACGCTTTGCCCAAAGGCGTTTCGCCCTTTGCGCGCGAGAACCTGTCTTTCTGGGCGATCGCCGCAGCGGCGCTCTCGGTCGTCTCCGCCGGACTCTACTTCCCGCCGCTCGCCGGGCTGTTGCGCTTCGACCCGCCCGACATGACGGCGCTCGGGCTCGCGGCGCTGCTCGCGATCAGCGCCGGCGGATGGTACGGCATGTGGCGGCGGCTGATTGGTTGA